The proteins below come from a single Deinococcus radiopugnans ATCC 19172 genomic window:
- a CDS encoding ATP-dependent metallopeptidase FtsH/Yme1/Tma family protein codes for MTQPPPSSRPPPWFSALLLPGVAALLLVAAGAWLFWTQLRSPPSVTYAQFQTLLDGGQVSRVVVREITATVDLREPARPATVRVRLPSSLAVPDSSLITELETQNVDYRFEAPSQWLGILLNVLPVILLIGVPVFFLTILLLWLLRRRSPPGNLSER; via the coding sequence ATGACCCAGCCTCCGCCGTCCTCCCGCCCGCCCCCGTGGTTCAGCGCGCTGCTGCTGCCCGGCGTCGCGGCGTTGCTGCTTGTGGCCGCTGGCGCGTGGTTGTTCTGGACCCAGCTGCGCTCACCGCCCAGCGTGACCTACGCGCAATTTCAGACGCTGCTGGACGGCGGACAGGTCAGCCGCGTGGTGGTGAGGGAGATTACAGCCACCGTCGACCTGCGTGAACCGGCCCGTCCTGCCACCGTGCGTGTGCGTCTGCCCAGCAGCCTCGCCGTGCCGGACAGCAGTCTGATCACCGAACTGGAAACCCAGAACGTCGATTACCGCTTCGAGGCTCCCAGCCAGTGGCTCGGCATTCTGCTGAATGTCCTGCCCGTCATCCTGCTGATTGGCGTTCCAGTCTTTTTCCTGACCATTCTGCTGCTGTGGCTTCTGCGTCGCCGCAGCCCCCCAGGAAACCTTTCGGAACGCTAA
- the ftsH gene encoding ATP-dependent zinc metalloprotease FtsH codes for MRRLNPWLIVLFVLALFLMFSQTPNGRVNVNYNEFKTLLDQGSVSQVVVRENNASVVLKAPTDVKLATNPGQQPRTTNTSSFSVRLPSSLAVPDSSLITELETQNVDYRFEAPSQWLGILLNFLPIILLIGLMYFFFMRAQGGQNGVMQFGQSKAKKYGKENRVQTKFTDVAGHEEAKKELIEVVDFLKNPGKYHQIGAEIPKGVLLVGPPGTGKTLLARAIAGEADVPFFSVSASEFMEMFVGVGASRVRTLFEDARKSAPAIMFIDEIDSIGRKRGAGIGGGHDEREQTLNQILSEMDGFDKSSNVIVLGATNRPDVLDPALLRPGRFDRQVTIDLPTMKEREAILKVHLRNKPLADGVDVNEVARSTPYFSGADLKNITNEAALEAARLSKTQIDMSDFYRALDKITLGLENSSLSVSPEEKKAIAYHEAGHAVTAAVIPGSDKLQKVSIIPRGRALGAAFYLPEEQVLMSKERLENQLVVALGGRAAEEVFMGSVTSGAADDFRKATNIARKMVLEWGMGENFKNMALSSDSGPVFLGEDMARPKAFSEHTSQLVDEDVKRILNHAFDRARALVVEYKAAMHEVAEALLTQELITGDVVRDAVAKISLTKPQMPQTTA; via the coding sequence TTGAGGCGGCTCAACCCCTGGCTGATCGTATTATTCGTCCTGGCGCTGTTTTTAATGTTTTCGCAGACGCCCAACGGACGGGTCAATGTTAACTATAACGAATTCAAGACCCTGCTGGATCAGGGGAGCGTCTCGCAGGTCGTGGTGCGCGAGAACAACGCCAGTGTGGTCCTTAAGGCCCCCACCGACGTCAAGCTGGCCACCAACCCCGGCCAGCAGCCGCGTACCACCAACACCAGCAGCTTTTCCGTGCGCTTGCCCAGCAGCCTCGCGGTGCCGGACAGCAGCCTGATCACCGAACTGGAAACCCAGAACGTGGATTACCGCTTCGAGGCCCCCAGCCAGTGGCTCGGCATTCTGCTGAACTTCCTGCCCATCATTTTGCTGATCGGCCTGATGTACTTCTTCTTCATGCGTGCCCAGGGCGGCCAGAACGGCGTCATGCAGTTCGGGCAGAGCAAGGCCAAGAAGTACGGCAAGGAAAACCGCGTGCAGACCAAGTTCACCGACGTGGCTGGGCACGAGGAAGCCAAGAAGGAACTGATCGAAGTCGTGGACTTTCTCAAGAATCCCGGCAAGTACCACCAGATCGGTGCGGAGATTCCCAAGGGCGTGCTGCTCGTCGGCCCTCCCGGCACCGGGAAGACGCTGCTGGCCCGCGCGATTGCCGGGGAGGCGGACGTGCCGTTCTTCAGTGTCAGCGCGTCTGAATTCATGGAGATGTTCGTCGGCGTCGGCGCCAGCCGCGTGCGCACGCTGTTCGAGGACGCCCGGAAAAGTGCGCCCGCGATCATGTTCATCGACGAGATCGACTCGATTGGTCGCAAGCGTGGGGCGGGCATCGGCGGCGGTCACGATGAGCGCGAGCAGACCCTCAACCAGATCCTCTCGGAGATGGACGGCTTCGACAAGTCCAGCAACGTGATCGTGCTGGGCGCCACCAACCGGCCCGACGTGCTGGACCCGGCGCTGCTGCGCCCCGGCCGCTTTGACCGTCAGGTGACCATCGACCTGCCCACCATGAAGGAACGCGAGGCGATCCTCAAAGTTCACCTGCGCAACAAGCCGCTGGCCGACGGCGTGGACGTGAACGAGGTGGCCCGCAGCACACCGTACTTCTCGGGGGCGGATCTCAAGAACATCACCAACGAGGCCGCGCTGGAAGCCGCTCGCCTGAGCAAGACCCAGATCGACATGAGCGACTTCTACCGCGCGCTGGACAAGATCACGCTGGGGCTGGAAAACAGCTCGCTGAGCGTCAGCCCTGAGGAAAAGAAGGCCATCGCCTACCACGAGGCCGGACATGCCGTGACCGCCGCCGTGATTCCGGGCAGCGACAAGCTGCAGAAGGTCAGCATCATTCCACGTGGGCGGGCGCTGGGTGCGGCGTTCTACCTGCCGGAAGAGCAGGTGCTGATGAGCAAGGAGCGGCTGGAAAACCAGCTGGTCGTGGCGCTTGGGGGCCGAGCCGCCGAAGAAGTCTTCATGGGCAGCGTGACCTCGGGCGCAGCCGACGACTTCCGCAAGGCCACCAACATCGCCCGCAAGATGGTGCTGGAATGGGGCATGGGCGAGAACTTCAAGAACATGGCCCTGAGCAGCGATTCCGGCCCGGTGTTCCTGGGCGAGGACATGGCCCGCCCCAAAGCCTTCAGCGAGCACACCAGTCAGCTGGTGGACGAGGACGTCAAGCGCATCCTGAACCACGCCTTTGACCGCGCCCGTGCTCTGGTGGTCGAGTACAAGGCCGCCATGCACGAGGTGGCCGAGGCGCTGCTGACCCAGGAGCTGATTACCGGAGACGTGGTGCGCGACGCGGTGGCGAAGATTTCGCTGACCAAACCGCAGATGCCGCAGACGACGGCTTAA
- a CDS encoding DinB family protein encodes MKIPELYDYLVRARRDLWATLESVPDEVLSRPMLDGDRMQSIKDLIAHTAGVEDGWLHYTILQDKPVEEGFPALKAAGSGPVYAGFPLSELLDYWRAVEQSTLTYLSTLTDAELQRVVEDTPEEHFKLDGLLWHVMLHEVRHTAQIAALLRTQGIKPPSLDLLFYLPNLKA; translated from the coding sequence ATGAAGATTCCCGAACTGTACGACTACCTCGTCCGCGCCCGACGCGACCTGTGGGCCACGCTGGAAAGCGTGCCGGATGAGGTGCTGTCCCGCCCCATGCTGGACGGGGACCGAATGCAGAGCATCAAGGATCTGATCGCCCACACCGCAGGCGTGGAAGACGGCTGGCTGCATTACACCATCCTGCAAGATAAGCCCGTCGAGGAAGGATTTCCCGCCCTGAAAGCAGCCGGAAGCGGGCCTGTATATGCCGGATTCCCGCTTTCAGAGCTGCTGGACTACTGGCGGGCGGTGGAGCAGAGCACCCTGACCTACCTGTCCACCCTGACCGACGCTGAGTTGCAGCGCGTGGTGGAGGACACGCCGGAAGAACACTTCAAGCTGGACGGTCTGCTGTGGCATGTCATGTTGCACGAGGTCAGGCACACCGCGCAGATCGCCGCGCTGTTGCGGACGCAGGGCATCAAGCCGCCGTCGCTGGACCTGCTGTTCTACCTGCCGAACCTGAAGGCGTAA
- a CDS encoding DinB family protein — MSDLTLLHDSFRRNARVNTALLDALKPEEYDLSDGQGGQTVAQILRHMAGFRVGWLWNLSRAHTGPLLDPTRQDADGDPLWRWQDSPPNELGAAFTAGDEAALQAVQAALAEGRAFDDPWKEGAYAANPAHFLQHTIVHDSHHRGQIMALLRRGGRTPEEMDALDEHWAIWRE, encoded by the coding sequence ATGTCCGATCTGACCCTGCTTCACGACTCCTTCCGCCGCAACGCCCGCGTGAACACCGCTCTGCTGGACGCCCTGAAACCGGAGGAATACGATCTCTCGGACGGTCAGGGTGGGCAGACCGTCGCGCAGATTCTGCGGCACATGGCGGGCTTTCGCGTCGGCTGGCTGTGGAATCTGTCGCGCGCCCATACGGGGCCGCTGCTTGACCCCACCCGCCAGGACGCGGACGGTGACCCCCTGTGGCGCTGGCAGGACAGCCCGCCGAACGAGCTGGGCGCCGCCTTCACCGCCGGAGACGAGGCCGCCCTGCAAGCTGTCCAGGCCGCGCTGGCCGAGGGCCGCGCCTTCGACGATCCCTGGAAAGAGGGGGCCTACGCGGCCAACCCCGCACACTTCCTGCAACACACCATCGTTCACGACAGCCACCACCGGGGCCAGATCATGGCGCTGCTGCGTCGAGGCGGGCGCACGCCCGAAGAGATGGACGCGCTGGACGAGCACTGGGCGATCTGGAGAGAATGA
- a CDS encoding DinB family protein yields MSDPTLLFEAFRRNARVNAFLLDELTDADLARSDGQGGMTVAQLLSHMGASRGGWLQEMSPAFAASALALTGGESIWGWHTADRATLGAMLSAGDEAALQAVQAHLDSGEPFADPRGVDTFASHPAHFLLYMIVHDANHRGQIVALLRQSGASPERLDRLEQQWDLWRK; encoded by the coding sequence ATGAGCGATCCCACCCTGCTGTTTGAAGCGTTCCGCCGCAATGCCCGCGTGAATGCTTTCCTGCTGGACGAACTGACCGACGCCGATCTGGCCCGCTCCGACGGCCAGGGCGGCATGACCGTCGCGCAGCTGCTCAGTCACATGGGCGCGTCGCGCGGCGGCTGGTTGCAGGAGATGTCACCGGCCTTCGCGGCCTCCGCCCTCGCCCTCACGGGCGGGGAATCCATCTGGGGCTGGCACACGGCTGACCGGGCCACCCTCGGGGCCATGCTGAGCGCCGGTGACGAGGCCGCTCTCCAGGCCGTGCAGGCCCATCTGGACAGCGGAGAACCGTTCGCCGATCCAAGGGGCGTGGACACCTTCGCGTCCCACCCGGCTCACTTCCTGCTGTATATGATCGTCCACGACGCCAACCACCGGGGCCAGATCGTCGCCCTGCTCCGCCAGAGCGGCGCCTCACCGGAGCGGCTGGACAGGCTGGAGCAGCAGTGGGATCTCTGGCGCAAGTGA
- a CDS encoding DUF1905 domain-containing protein: protein MSLTLEFSGPVWYWKGPAPHHFVTVPAEQAQDIRAAARFVTYGWGMIPVTVRVGETVWKTSLFPKDGLYLLPVKLAVRTAEQIEEGDEVTVQLEVG, encoded by the coding sequence ATGTCCCTCACCCTTGAGTTCAGCGGCCCGGTCTGGTACTGGAAAGGCCCCGCCCCGCACCATTTCGTGACCGTGCCGGCCGAGCAGGCCCAGGACATACGGGCCGCCGCCCGCTTCGTCACCTACGGCTGGGGCATGATCCCGGTCACGGTCAGGGTGGGCGAGACCGTCTGGAAGACCTCGCTGTTTCCCAAAGACGGGCTGTACCTCCTGCCCGTCAAGCTGGCGGTCAGGACGGCCGAGCAGATCGAGGAAGGCGATGAGGTGACGGTGCAGCTGGAAGTGGGTTGA
- a CDS encoding DUF3224 domain-containing protein — translation MNASGTFTVQPRADAPAQTVPDIGRMVLDKRWSGELDGHSVVEMLTCMTPVAGSAVYVAIETVQAVLNGRQGSFAFFHTGVSERGRQRLTYRVVPDSGSGGLAGLSGELTLNVVEGVHHYTLDYTLPET, via the coding sequence ATGAACGCTAGCGGCACCTTCACCGTCCAGCCGCGCGCTGACGCCCCCGCCCAGACCGTTCCCGACATCGGGCGGATGGTGCTGGACAAACGGTGGAGCGGTGAGCTGGACGGGCACAGCGTGGTGGAAATGCTGACCTGCATGACGCCGGTGGCCGGCTCGGCGGTGTACGTCGCCATCGAGACCGTGCAGGCCGTGCTGAACGGCCGCCAGGGAAGTTTCGCCTTCTTTCACACGGGCGTCAGCGAACGTGGGCGCCAGCGCCTGACCTACCGGGTGGTGCCCGATTCGGGGAGCGGTGGGCTGGCTGGCCTGAGCGGTGAGCTCACGCTGAACGTCGTGGAGGGCGTACACCACTACACCCTCGACTACACGCTGCCCGAAACCTGA
- a CDS encoding DinB family protein — protein sequence MTNTPTVDSPSILSPAQFLGHWQGHRRLSRRVIEAFPEDQLFSFSIGGMRPFGVLAWEIHQVSELTLNGMRTGEWTMPQWRDGTSADRVELLRVWDELTARIQAELPTVDLNFFSQVHPLPWGEMSGWDAAIYTIDNEIHHRGQGYVFLRALGTEPPAFYER from the coding sequence ATGACAAATACGCCCACGGTAGATTCCCCGTCCATCCTCTCCCCCGCCCAGTTTCTGGGCCACTGGCAGGGCCACCGCCGCCTGTCCCGCCGCGTGATCGAGGCGTTTCCCGAAGACCAGCTGTTCAGCTTCAGCATAGGCGGCATGCGTCCCTTCGGCGTGCTGGCGTGGGAAATCCATCAGGTGAGCGAACTCACGCTGAACGGCATGCGGACGGGCGAGTGGACGATGCCCCAGTGGCGCGACGGCACTTCCGCTGACCGGGTTGAACTGCTGCGCGTCTGGGACGAACTGACGGCCCGCATTCAGGCCGAGCTGCCCACCGTAGACCTCAACTTCTTCTCGCAGGTGCACCCGCTGCCGTGGGGCGAGATGAGCGGCTGGGACGCGGCGATCTATACCATCGACAACGAGATTCATCACCGGGGCCAGGGCTACGTGTTCCTGCGGGCACTGGGCACCGAGCCGCCCGCCTTCTATGAACGCTAG
- a CDS encoding helix-turn-helix transcriptional regulator produces the protein MYDPSMRVLTVLELLQARESVTGAELARVLEVSPRTVQRYIARLQDLGIPVEGRRGVGGAYRLKPGFRLPPLMFTGEEALSLALGLRALHLLGLGALAPAAHAAGAKLARTLPHAIRETVEALEDAVQLDASPWVVSTDAALLSGLLGAVHGARTVEFAYASPHSSRQTRRVDVYRALHLDGRWYAVGRCHLRDALRSFRVDRMADLRVLDVTFTAPPGFDALAYLRSTLPLPAPAAQISVWLDAPPEELRGRVSVWFTHLGAEAGGTRLRAERNDLGGFAAFLLGLDCDFRVDGPPELRAVFARLGARCAVLGSGSPASPGAAGHANGKAASHSR, from the coding sequence ATGTATGACCCCTCCATGCGGGTGCTGACCGTGCTGGAACTGCTGCAGGCCCGCGAAAGCGTGACCGGCGCGGAGCTGGCCCGCGTGCTGGAGGTCAGCCCGCGCACGGTGCAGCGCTACATTGCCCGGCTGCAAGACCTGGGCATTCCGGTGGAGGGGCGGCGCGGCGTGGGCGGGGCGTACCGCCTGAAACCCGGCTTCCGGCTGCCCCCGCTGATGTTTACGGGCGAGGAGGCGTTGAGTCTGGCGCTGGGCCTGCGGGCGCTGCATCTGCTGGGGCTGGGGGCGCTGGCCCCGGCGGCCCACGCGGCGGGCGCCAAGCTGGCCCGCACCCTGCCTCACGCCATCCGCGAGACGGTGGAGGCCCTGGAGGACGCGGTGCAACTGGACGCCTCGCCGTGGGTGGTGTCCACCGACGCGGCGCTGCTGTCCGGGCTGCTGGGGGCCGTTCACGGGGCGCGGACGGTGGAGTTCGCGTACGCCTCGCCGCACTCCTCCCGCCAGACCCGCCGGGTGGACGTGTACCGCGCGCTGCATCTGGACGGGCGCTGGTACGCGGTGGGCCGTTGCCACCTGCGGGACGCCCTGCGCTCGTTCCGCGTAGACCGCATGGCCGATCTGCGCGTGCTGGACGTGACGTTTACCGCGCCGCCCGGTTTCGACGCGCTGGCCTACCTGCGCTCCACCCTGCCGTTGCCCGCGCCCGCCGCGCAGATCAGCGTGTGGCTCGACGCCCCACCCGAGGAATTGCGGGGCCGCGTCTCGGTGTGGTTCACCCACCTCGGCGCGGAGGCCGGGGGCACCCGCCTGCGGGCCGAACGCAACGATCTGGGGGGATTCGCCGCCTTTCTGCTGGGCCTGGACTGCGACTTCCGGGTGGATGGCCCGCCCGAACTGCGGGCCGTGTTCGCACGGCTGGGGGCGCGCTGCGCGGTGCTGGGCAGTGGCTCGCCTGCCAGCCCTGGAGCCGCAGGGCACGCGAACGGCAAAGCGGCGTCTCACAGCCGCTAG
- a CDS encoding thymidine phosphorylase codes for MPSSPAFNVPDLIRKKRDGEEHSRAELEALVLGYTRGEVPDYQISAWLMAVYLKGMTPQETADLTAVMAASGDGLDLEGLPRTVDKHSTGGVGDKTSLILTPMLAALGLTVAKMSGRGLAHTGGTIDKLESFPGWTSELSEERFLAQARDIGLALVGQSKDLAPADGQLYALRDVTATVDCLPLIASSIMSKKLASGAHTVVLDVKVGAGAFMKTLDDGRGLARAMVDIGTRAGRQVRAVLTDMDTPLGHLAGNSLEVQEALATLRGEGPEDLTELCVALAVEALAAYGEDETQAEARAHVTLHDGSALAKFRAFVAAQGGDPALVDDPALLDVAPGRAEITAPRAGFVERIDALSVGRAVLALGGGRERKGEAIDHGVGVELVRKPGEAVAVGDVVLRLYHRDGRGLDTAQRLLADGLSLADTAPAPEQLILDRVF; via the coding sequence ATGCCTTCCTCCCCTGCCTTCAACGTGCCCGACCTGATCCGCAAGAAACGCGATGGTGAGGAGCATTCGCGCGCCGAACTGGAGGCGCTGGTGCTGGGCTACACGCGCGGCGAGGTGCCCGACTACCAGATCAGCGCGTGGCTGATGGCCGTGTACCTGAAGGGCATGACCCCCCAGGAAACCGCAGACCTGACGGCGGTGATGGCCGCCAGCGGCGATGGACTGGATCTGGAGGGCTTGCCGCGCACCGTGGACAAGCACAGTACCGGCGGCGTGGGCGACAAGACCAGCCTGATCCTGACTCCCATGCTGGCGGCGCTGGGCCTGACGGTGGCCAAGATGAGCGGGCGCGGGCTGGCGCACACCGGCGGCACCATCGACAAGCTGGAGAGTTTTCCCGGCTGGACGTCGGAACTCTCGGAGGAGCGCTTCTTGGCCCAGGCCCGCGACATCGGCCTCGCGCTGGTGGGACAGTCCAAAGACCTGGCCCCCGCCGACGGCCAGCTGTACGCCCTGCGTGACGTGACGGCCACGGTGGACTGCCTGCCGCTGATCGCCTCCTCCATCATGAGCAAGAAGCTGGCGTCCGGGGCGCATACGGTGGTGCTGGACGTGAAGGTGGGCGCGGGTGCGTTCATGAAAACCCTCGACGATGGCCGAGGGCTGGCCCGCGCGATGGTGGACATCGGCACCCGCGCCGGGCGGCAGGTGCGCGCCGTGCTGACCGACATGGACACCCCGCTGGGTCATCTGGCGGGCAACAGCCTGGAGGTGCAGGAGGCGCTGGCCACCCTGCGCGGCGAGGGGCCAGAGGACCTGACCGAGTTGTGCGTGGCCCTGGCAGTGGAGGCCCTGGCCGCCTACGGCGAGGACGAGACCCAGGCCGAGGCCCGCGCCCACGTGACGCTGCACGACGGCTCGGCGCTGGCGAAATTCCGCGCCTTCGTGGCGGCGCAGGGCGGCGATCCGGCGCTGGTGGACGATCCGGCGCTGCTGGACGTGGCCCCCGGACGCGCCGAGATCACGGCCCCCCGTGCCGGGTTCGTGGAGCGCATCGACGCCCTGAGCGTGGGCCGCGCCGTGCTGGCGCTGGGCGGCGGCCGCGAACGCAAGGGCGAGGCCATCGATCATGGCGTCGGCGTGGAACTGGTCAGAAAGCCGGGCGAGGCGGTGGCGGTGGGCGATGTGGTCCTGCGGCTGTATCACCGCGACGGGCGCGGTCTGGACACGGCCCAGCGCCTGCTGGCGGACGGCCTGAGCCTGGCCGATACGGCGCCAGCGCCAGAACAGCTGATTCTGGACCGGGTCTTCTAG
- a CDS encoding cell division protein FtsB, with protein MTDAPAPPPPPASSRQTEGGRVNLRRLTRLPLTMMLTSLLAGLGIVQLSFQLINTGYRSVTWTRQTQEAQGRIQGLERDVQVLQDAETNANTPGYLRELARCQGFVGQNERVVVSPDAPESPGENCRALRLP; from the coding sequence ATGACCGACGCGCCCGCGCCCCCGCCCCCGCCCGCCTCCTCCCGTCAGACGGAGGGGGGCCGGGTGAACCTGCGGCGCCTGACCCGACTGCCCCTGACCATGATGCTGACGAGTCTGCTGGCGGGCCTGGGCATCGTGCAGCTCAGCTTCCAGCTCATCAATACCGGCTACCGCAGCGTCACCTGGACCCGCCAGACCCAGGAGGCCCAGGGTCGCATTCAGGGCCTGGAGCGCGACGTGCAGGTATTGCAGGACGCCGAGACCAACGCCAATACCCCCGGCTACCTGCGCGAACTGGCCCGCTGTCAGGGCTTCGTGGGCCAGAACGAGCGCGTGGTTGTCAGCCCGGACGCGCCCGAAAGCCCCGGTGAGAACTGCCGGGCGCTGCGGCTGCCCTGA
- a CDS encoding acyl-CoA thioesterase, with protein sequence MTAQPSAAPSGGRIPALNWDDAHRTSIQLRFADVDAMGHVNNARYAEFLEVARMDMSAALGIQGDDDRSMLARLELDYVREIRLGQTVFIESLVERVGRSSWTVAARFVADNVPCAFARSVQVRVNADHVPEALPPRFRELVAPLLAHGAPES encoded by the coding sequence ATGACCGCTCAGCCTTCTGCTGCCCCCTCTGGCGGGCGCATTCCCGCCCTGAACTGGGACGACGCCCACCGCACCAGCATCCAGCTGCGTTTTGCCGATGTGGACGCCATGGGGCACGTGAACAACGCCCGCTACGCCGAATTCCTGGAGGTAGCGCGCATGGACATGTCGGCGGCACTGGGCATCCAGGGCGACGATGACCGTTCCATGCTGGCCCGTCTGGAGCTGGACTACGTGCGCGAGATCCGGCTGGGTCAGACTGTGTTCATCGAGTCGCTGGTGGAGCGGGTGGGCCGCAGCAGCTGGACCGTGGCGGCCCGCTTCGTGGCCGACAACGTGCCGTGCGCCTTCGCCCGCTCGGTGCAGGTGCGCGTGAATGCCGATCACGTGCCCGAAGCGCTGCCCCCGCGTTTCCGCGAACTGGTGGCGCCGCTGCTGGCGCACGGCGCACCGGAATCATGA
- a CDS encoding ROK family protein, giving the protein MTILPLSEQLSIGVDVGGTKIATGVLRGDELQDRHVQPTPETGWEAVLDAVAAQILDLQAKHPDARLIGVGIPGPLNSDRTRVKFAPNIYGFTDVPMVDGLLERLSQRIVLENDAKAAALAEAHLGAARGTESSIYVTVSTGIGAGIVLNGRIWRGRHGVAGELGHITVMPGGPVSGAGLDGALEAVASGTAIARDASYALNRDVTTAEAFTLAQQGHPGARRVIAQALKHVGVALADLQKVIDPEVFVIGGGVASVGDYFFHGVQAAADEYAKGFAPVTIRRAQLGPDAGVIGAALAARYG; this is encoded by the coding sequence ATGACCATTTTGCCCCTGTCCGAACAGCTCAGCATCGGCGTGGATGTCGGCGGCACCAAGATCGCCACCGGCGTGCTGCGCGGCGACGAGTTGCAGGACCGCCACGTCCAGCCCACCCCCGAGACCGGCTGGGAAGCGGTGCTGGACGCCGTGGCCGCCCAGATTCTTGACCTCCAGGCCAAGCACCCCGACGCCCGCCTGATCGGCGTGGGCATTCCGGGGCCGCTGAACAGCGACCGCACCCGCGTCAAATTCGCCCCCAACATCTACGGCTTTACCGACGTGCCGATGGTGGACGGCCTGCTGGAGCGGCTGTCGCAGCGCATCGTGCTGGAAAACGACGCCAAGGCCGCCGCGCTGGCCGAGGCGCACCTGGGCGCGGCGCGCGGCACCGAGAGCAGCATCTACGTGACGGTCAGCACCGGCATCGGCGCGGGCATCGTCCTCAACGGGCGTATCTGGCGCGGGCGGCACGGCGTGGCCGGGGAGCTGGGACACATCACGGTGATGCCCGGCGGCCCGGTCAGCGGCGCGGGGCTGGACGGCGCGCTGGAGGCGGTGGCCAGCGGCACGGCGATTGCCCGCGACGCCAGCTACGCCCTGAACCGCGACGTGACCACCGCCGAGGCGTTCACGCTGGCGCAGCAGGGCCATCCCGGCGCGCGGCGCGTGATCGCGCAGGCCCTGAAGCATGTGGGGGTGGCACTGGCGGACCTACAAAAGGTGATCGACCCCGAAGTGTTCGTGATCGGCGGCGGCGTGGCGAGCGTGGGCGATTACTTTTTCCACGGGGTGCAGGCCGCCGCCGACGAGTACGCCAAGGGCTTCGCGCCGGTGACCATCCGCCGCGCTCAGCTGGGGCCGGATGCGGGCGTGATCGGCGCGGCGCTGGCGGCCCGCTACGGCTGA
- a CDS encoding phosphohydrolase yields the protein MLDALDSRGVLTPALALAVWGHDLIYDARAVDNEERSASAFDHWLAAQGGCAELRQEVRALILATKHSAPPVGRAEALLVDADLAILGASAAEFAAYDAAIQQEYAHVPALLYRPGRKKVLRGFLDRPRIYTTPEFADLEAQARANLARAVAQL from the coding sequence ATGCTGGATGCACTGGACTCGCGCGGCGTGCTGACCCCGGCGCTGGCCCTGGCGGTGTGGGGCCACGATCTGATCTACGACGCCAGAGCGGTCGACAACGAGGAACGCAGCGCTTCAGCGTTTGACCATTGGCTGGCCGCGCAGGGGGGCTGCGCCGAGCTTCGACAGGAGGTTCGGGCGCTGATTCTGGCGACAAAACACAGCGCGCCGCCCGTGGGCCGTGCCGAAGCCCTGCTGGTGGACGCCGATCTGGCGATCCTGGGCGCATCTGCCGCTGAGTTTGCTGCCTATGACGCCGCCATCCAGCAGGAATACGCGCATGTTCCGGCGTTGCTGTACCGCCCCGGCCGCAAGAAAGTCCTGCGCGGCTTTCTGGATCGTCCGCGGATTTACACGACGCCGGAGTTCGCGGATCTGGAGGCCCAGGCGCGGGCAAATCTGGCGAGGGCAGTGGCGCAGCTGTAG